Part of the Amblyomma americanum isolate KBUSLIRL-KWMA chromosome 7, ASM5285725v1, whole genome shotgun sequence genome, GAAATGATGGCCGTTTAAATATTGGGATAGAGATAGCAGTTTCTGCACTAGTTTTTGCTTGTAAACCCTGCAGACTAGTTAGAACGTTATGGTTTATAATGTTAGTATTTTTGCTATAATGAGACGTGTTGGGCTCTGTTATCTTTTAATatgttctggaaaaaaaaaaattccttggcAGTGCCAGATAGCCATCCTTTTAATGTGTGCTTGCTATATTATAAATGGGACTGTTTGGTCGTGGTTTCTTGCGGTGCAGTTATTTTAATGCCACCTACTGATATATTTAGTTCAGATCATTCAGGTTTAAACATGAAGTATTTTTCTTCATCATGTGATCTTTTTGGTGTGACACCTTTTGTGTTTTTTACCACATATATTCGGACTTATGAACTTCTTAAAGAAATTAACATTTGATACTAATGATGAGTTTACTTCGCTGCATCTGAGTAGCCTTGTGTCCCAGAGAATCGCTGTGGAGCAGTGTATGGAAGAGGAAACTTGTTTCAGACTTTTCTGTGTGTAAAGTGTGTCTTGAGTACCCCAAACATTGCTGTGGATATGATGTCTGTTAGGCCtacatatcagcacctgaaaggCTCAGCCAATCTCTTATCGCTAATGGACCTTGCCTTTTAAGGCCAATTTGTGACTGGGTGCGTGACGAGGGAACGGAGGAGCTCATGGAAGAGGAGAGGACTGCTTCAAGACTGTGTTCTCAAAACTGTGTCAACCAGTGCAGTGCGGTCTCTGAAGATAAAATTGAGTGTTACATATGTGTGAGTGAAGAATGCGACGGAAGCGGGACTTTACTGTGTGCTCTGCTCactagggaaaaaaaaaatcgtgcaaaggtgctggtaaaaaaaaaaagaaagctcctCTTGCCTGCTTCTTGGCAAAAAAGGAAAGCCAGAGACTGgcctaaagcaaaaaaaaatgatatctCACCTGCACTCTTAAGGCTGGAGTGTGCTATTGAATTGCGGCACTCGAGAACTGCTTATAGAAATGTGAATCCCAAAACTTTCTTTATTGCATTTCCTGAGTTTGCTATTTGTTGAAGTGATAGCTGCCTCAGAACTGGCAATTTTGttcttaagcaaaaaaaaaaaggtaagtaTGGGGCTGAAGAAAGGCTTGTCACTCATGAGCATTCTATGATTTCTTTAACTCGAGTTATCCTGCCatgttcttaatttttttttagtctTTTCATGTTGTTTTTAGTTCAGTTAAGTCTTGCTTTGGCAGTCGTTTGCTAGTCATGCAAGGGCTGTTGCATCAAGAAAGTGTTCAGATGATTTTAGTCTCTTTTAGTTCATAGGAGTGTCTGTATTCTTTCTGTTCGACATGCATGCCTGAAGTTACGAAGTGAGCCGGCATGGTCTTTTTCTGTGAACTTGAAAGGCGTCTCGTTTTAATTATGACAAAATCCTGTGCAGTATCCTATTTTCTGTGTATAGGTAACCTTAATAAGCATGTGAGCTAAAACTGTATAGAGCCTTTGTTTCAATGGCTTTCAGCCTGTAATGCATAATGCGGGCAGCTTGCAGGACAGCTGCTTCGCACATGTTACACAAGTGAGTTGCCTTTCATCAAGCTAGATTAAGCGTAATAACAGCAGCAGTCTACTCTTTTGTGTTCACGGTCATAATGCTTTCACTCCCCATCAGCGCAGATGGCACCAGTACCCATTGTTCAATCAAAAACATCAACTTAGCCATGTGCCAAGATGTACTGCTTAAATGACTGTCACTGAAGGCATTCTCAACTGTCCCTCTTCGTTCAGAGAGGTCGGGATGCCTGCCTCCATGCGACACTTGTAAATGCCTCATTTGTCCAGCCCTCTGCGgtgctttgctttctttttggcaAGTCACCCTGTAACTTTGTCACGATGGTGTTTGTACATCTTCCAAAGCAACCCCCATAAGTATCTCGAAGCTGCTGCACTACCTAGGCAGGCACTCACAGGAGCCAACAGGGCACGAAGCGGCTGCGTTTTGCAAGCCTTGCTTTTGTACATAGCCACCACTTGCACCCGTTTCCAATTGTGTCGTTTATGAATCTAtgtggcgtgtgtgtgtgtgcatgcgtgtgtgtatTTTGCGGACCTCTGGAAATACATTTCAGCCGCCGagaatatgtgaaaaaaaagttatGTTGCACTCTCTCCTACTACGTTCTATGTGAGTGTGCATGTGAGAGAATGTGTATTCATTGTGTGACATGCGCGAGTGACCAGTCACacttgtaaacaaaaaaaaaggacttGTGTGCTAAGGCTAAGGTGTGAAAACAAAGCAACCAGACTTTTGTACAAGAAACTCACTTTGTAACATATTTATAGCATACATATTTTTATTATGGTATTGGTTTAGAGAATTCACTATCTTGCTCAAGTGATTTCTTTCATTAAAACAGTGTATGAAAAAACTGTATTGTTTACTGTTGTTCCTCATCTGCATTATCATTAAAGCACAAGCCATTGACAGAATTTCATTCACCTTTCTGGTTTGCATGTTCTGTTTGCATGCCTGCAGGCAGTAATAAAGAAAAACGGCTGCCACTGCTCTCCCTTAACTGCTTTTAAATACAGCTATCCTTTAACTTAAAGAACTTCAAAACGCAGGCACTAAATAATGGGAATGACTATACATCACCAAGGGTAGCTTGGTAGAAACAAAGCAAGAAACGAATACAAGGCATGCATTTATTTTAAGAAAACAAGTTTCAGTGACTGATGACAGTACCTATTTGGCTTCTCTGGCATCGGTTGCAGTGGCATCGTGATCACTGCGCACACAATGATACACGAATGCTTCCTTGGCGCCTAGGTTTTAGGCGCATAGTTGCGATGTCCGAAAATGGTGCTCCCAACACGAACATTCGTGCTTCCCATCCGGATAGCTTCTTCGAAGTCTGCAGACATTCCCATACTAAGCTCGACGTCTGATACATTGAGCCCCAATTCATTGCATACTTGCTCCCTACATTTCGCTAAGCACAGGAAGTCTGGGTTAGGTCCAGTGTTATCGTGCTCGGCCATTCCAATAGTCATCAGACCAGCAAATTTTAGGCTGGGGCACTCCTTCGTTAGGAACTTGACAAGTTGACTAGCATCTCTCGGTTCTATGCCGTTCTTTTGCTCTTCGCCGCTTGTGTTCACTTGAACCATGACGTTCAGAGGCGGGCGGCCGCTCGATGTCCAAACATTGTTGAGGGCGTCGGCAATTTTTTGCGACTCTAGCGTCTCCACCATAAACAAATTAGGTATCTTCGGTAGCTTGGTCACTTTGTTGCTCTGCAGGCGGCCGATGAAGTGCCATTTGATCTGCGGGCAATCGCGCCGTATTTCGGGGCTGTTTGCTTTGTCCAAAAGCTCCTGGATGTAGTTCTCGCCGAAGTTTCTCTGCCCTTCGTTGTAGGCCGCGATCACGAGTTCTTTGGGCTTCGTTTTGCTAACGGCTACGAGGCGAGGACTCGGGCCGGGCAAGCCTGCCGAAGCCGCTGCGATCTTCTCGCGCACAAGTTTCAGAGCTCTGGCAACGTCCACTTCACTCATAATCATCCGCATACGTGCACGAATTCAACACAAATCTCATCCACTTGCAGAACGCACTAGCACGCAAGACAGTAGTGACCGCAGGAAAGTACTAAAGATAACCTAGCTTACAGCAACAGCCTCGCGACAGCTGCAATCGCCGTAATCGCCCGTCCACCCCGCCAGCACACAGCACCAGCGCCTCCTATACATAACataagtctaggtggtgttgcctatggacctccttcaccccgcgacgtcacgaagatgcggtggcgctgatgttagcagcgactttcgcatggtaggcaaaacaggttccgcttacccgtgcctaccgcagctgccgcagttaccggcggctgcttctagcctgtgcactgcagaagcagcatgtattgaccagctgcgtcactgctggatccgcgtagtagcataaaaaatattaaattagcctcgataggtttctcgcgcataaatgccgcattcagaAACTGGTTAACAGGCATTGGCTGTCtggcgcgaagtctgggagtcgataggcactgccactcaatgcacttaatagcatgcaagttactgcgttcattcacctgaacttcaggatagtaggctgataattgcccaaggaaaaaaaaagacatatgcagctgcacacgtacctacttatcaccttgagccggagtgcacggggcgccgacaggttcactcgcccccaaggaatgcgtttttttgttaatagcacaccatgtattaatggcgcgttttatgacgtTTAATaattacttgaaactgtttcttgatatgacgacgtaattatttcattcgagtagaaagaagtctggtaagttgtgtcaatcttgcgcggtcgcgttggtgtgcttagaatagcgtaccttaagtgtgctaaacgccatatgctttttcattgcatcatgcatgtgtcatgtttcatgaggtagtacatgatcgcgaagcttgtttggaaagaagcagccgcaggcgtgctattAACAGGCACGCgacgagattgagaggggacgcggcaatgaaaagtgttttcgttattcatgcatgcgatatgtaactaaacttggtgcaaatatgaaattcctacgctagtttcagtaattccttttatttctaGCTATACCTGGAGCAGTTCTGGGTagttataattaacaccgtcgtcaagtccccccaaggtctcaaataattgagtagatagtgcgcagtttttttatgccagcatgtacataaagccctgttctgtacgatgacgcgattagctctttttctatatgacagtacttatgcatgcatagttacatgaaagcgtttcttactagaaataactaacacagtactgcacgtgtagggaaaaaaatcgagagatttattacgctcctcaacgtctcaggaatagtttgcgacaaatggaatcactTGATTtccatgcgaattacgaaggtgagtgatccagtcgcagaaaatgtgaggggtcacaaaacgaaccttaaagtttattccctcgtttatggcatcttcgctttcgctttggtcaaagaaatgcggcactgaaatcaaagaaattacctcacaatttttgacgaccacacttctagaaagcgtaatttataaatttgtactcaatattttaatttttcgtcacgaaactagacttgagggctaggaaagaaaataattttagaaatcaaaaattttcaccatatcgaccagcttaacaagaggacaagtaggcctggctggtgcgtagtcatgcggctaaaaacagcgctaagcgagacaggagatcagggacacgacgctgtccccactttcgcacagcgcgacacgtacgtatgtcagcagacgatgagcgcatgtctgctccgacgaaacaaggccagcgcttcccctcactattgtcctagtgcagagtgcaaaactagtgcagtgacactagtgcagagtgtcaaaacttgttttattcaatgcctagcgcataaataaacggcaggaacgctttctacatgtttactactaaccatatatacaatagagtggcaaactatttctctttataggccgcccgtggccaacgcgagctcgtgtacttcaacaaattactaagttggaagtatcgaccattgctatgattcgcagaaactggaaacgcgcctacaagccttgaaaacccgcgctcaacgcctatccgcgacgccactccccgaccttttgcctaccacgagctcgctagcgactgcagcgccacctcgtttgtttacaaggGAGGCACtgacatggatggatggatggatggatggatacggctgaaccctttaaatcgggcggtggctcaagccacctagccatgtcttgtgaaattttactcctgtcttgcttttagccaccaatcgtataaccttcgcttggttacttctacccgcttaaaatctactttctcttcactatccttaaaccccaatgtcttgggtaaatcagccccgcgacaagatggccgattttggcccacaggcacggaggaagactatttaAAAGTGGAAAATCCGCTGTTTGTGGCGTCCAggaaaggtcacaagcccgcggagcCACTCTCgtgctggcggcctggaaagaaattaCCACCGTTTcagttgccaaggcaaccggtcgagcgtgttgctcccgttcggccgcgtgcgcctgacttctattgagggcactctcgcgcgcttctttaccgctggtagcccgaagagcaactggtgtCCGCTTCAgccatttgagcacagtaaaaaataaaacgcattcTTTTCCATGGCCTctataagatgatctgtagcttctggttgtacgcagggcttttgtttgacacccgcgcgatgactttgattggatggTATCGTTCGATAAGCGCTGCTGacattcgtcgaaggcaaacatgccttcacgttcgtcgagtatgtgaccacgctaagtTTTATTTGCTGGAGGAGAATGCGGGCGTCGTACGccgcagcgtttatgactacgCGTCAGCtgagaaggcaacaagcggctacAACTTCTCACCTTCTCCTTGCAACCCTTGTAACCGCTTTTTCAATTTCtaacaaaacacctgcgtcccatcttagtctagcaaattccgaaggaggccgcactgcgcgtagcagcgctgttagtatattacggccctcgaacagacaccgacaaTACCGCccctgttgctgtttgacttaagggcgcagaaatacaacgtcacggcgtgcccgctgaagcaaacaccagtgtcgtctgcttgtctgctttgagcacgcgccgccggagagcgcgccggagccgcctgccctgTCATTTTTGAGGCAGCTAAAAGCATTGTATCCCAATCTTTTTTTTCCCCTAATTTCTCATTCATTATCTGGATCTGATAAAATTACTCAGTCAGAAAAAATGTACTGTCACGTAGTGATGggtcgtccacacacctgtctaggCCGCTCAAACAGTGCGCTATGTTGCCTATTTATGACAGTCACTGATTTGGAATGTGCATGCACAACAAGGTCTTGTTTCAAGCCCTGGGGCTTATGCACATTATTCTGGAATTGCCTGTTTTCCCGAAGTAAGGAAAGTGTTAAGTTCTGGTAAGTCATGTTCTGACTCGCAATGGAAAGCCTGAGATTAAATCATCTAGAGTTCTTTGGGACGTGCTGCCATTACTTACATCATAACACACAAGCGTTTTTGCATTTAGACGGAAGCAAGCATGCAGGCGGGAAACTCGGCACTGGAAGCCGAACGTATGTGCTCACGTAAATTTTCAGGATTCACAAAAAGGCTCACGTACCTCCGCAGCAGCATGGAGTCTGCATGTGCTGTGTGGCTTGTGCAGTGCACATCTCATTTTTAGGCTTCCCGTTCAAGCCACGATAGCCACCATGGCTACGATAAAACATACGGTTAATGTCTTCAGTGTCCCGGAACACCCGGAAACAATTGTCAGAATGTGTGCATTATAGGATAACAACGTCAGTTAAGAAAAATGAGAAAATAGCTGAACAGTGCCACAACCAGATAAATGATGCGAACCGTCCGTAGAAAACTGGCACTACAGAATTGAAATTACGATTATAATTAAACCAGGGAGAAGTAAACAAAACATTTATGATATGTTTATGAACAAAACATCTGCAATGGTACCTCTGTACGATCGGGACAACTTTGAATTTCAGTCAGTGCAGGGGTAGGAGTTATAGCTATATGGAAAGGGACCGgggctcgtttttttttcagttttttgttatgaagagtgcaTTAACGGGACGAGCATTTGATAGCGGCCGAGGAAGAAAAACTCGATGCTGTGTTCTGGATGCAGAGAGGACTGTAATTGGTACATTAATTTGTAGCTGTGCTACTGGTAGTCATGAAAACAGAAtcagagaaagaaaaagacacCAGACGCAGTGCGTGTAATGAGCATGCATTAGTAAGACGCACTGAAGACCAAAGGGAAACACTGTAATACATTTCTATTCCTTGCTTCTGTGTACACTGCCGCTCTCCCTCGCAAATACAATAGCTccaaatcagcaaaaaaaaaatgacgcgcaTCTAGCTCTGAAATACTTCCGTCTTTGCGCCGTCAgtgtgttccggcgtggtctagtggctaggatacctggctctcacccaggaggcccgagttcgattcccggcgtcggaataTATTGTGGTCTCATGGTGTAacggttagcactctggactctgaatccagcgatccgagttcaaatctcggtgagacctaatttttttttctttccattaaaACGAAATATGCATGTCAATGAATATAGAAATTCGATTAGATGGAGAAAAAACCAGCGGGccccatgtcttttttttttccttgttaagGTCTATACAACAGTTAAAAAGAAAACCTTTACAAAGAACGCTTCGGACATTTTCTCCCTTATTATTCTCCCATCGCCTTCCATTTTCGTTCGCTGGTCTTTCTCCTGGCCATTTATTTGTCTGCGACCTTCGACGGACCTCATTCACGCGACGGATCACGGCGGGCTCTGTAAAACGGTTCATGCCGtaaaaacaatatatatatatatatatatatatatatatatatatatatatatatatatatatatatatatatatatatatatatatatatatatatatatatatatatatatatatatatatatatatatatatatatatatatatatatatatatatatatatatatatatatatatatattgtcaaggcgtttatttgaagcacaggtcggttggtcttggttgaccggcgacacgacgggcacactcacaggcgtcgttcgaaaaacccagctgcacttcgtctgcttcttcgttgtcccgcttgaactcgtccgcttcttcgctgcgctgcgcctgtcggtcccattacaattactctccctccgaaaaaggagccatcctggcgacttacggagaggagaggatgggcgggtcatagtaaggcttgaggcgctcaacgtgcacagtttcgcgcccccggcgacggtggtccgaagagggaacgagcggctcaacgatataagtcaccggagaagtttggtggacaacccggtaaggtccgtgaaagcgagacagtagtttcgtggcgaggccgagagtggaggaaggcacccagagccaaacgagggcgccagatgggtatgacgctggagggtccggggaatcccgacggtgcttctgatcccattgttgctgtgtggtgaaagagcgggcaagttgccggcattcttcggcatacaggtgagcttcggagagtaaggtggtctcggaagggtcagggtgataaggaaggatggtgtccatggtggatgtaggctcccggccatacaagaggaagaaaggagaaaaccccgttgttgtctgagtagctgtgttatacgcgtacgtgacgaacgggagcacttgatccaacaccctctaaatactttcttcaggcctctccaggccctcctttccacacgcgctacgtcacgccaagtgtccggtcaggctgctcaccaagcgcggctccgctccgctcggttgtctccctcgatgtgctcgcgcttgcccgggcaagcacagacacgaacgcagtcttgcagtgagcgtctagctgctgcttgagtctttcagcctggcgttgggtgcatttccgttcgctcctcgcacggctgtgtctgtttcgtgtggccgtttcttgtgtggcgtgcgtacctgtgctagcgcacgaatgggaaactgattgcctgccgtgtagcgagtgcaacttcgtgaaacatgggccggtgctgtgttcccgggtgccgcgggaactaccagaatggtcccaaagtacgtgtttattgcttcccaagagacgaagtacgaagaaaagcctggttgcgagccattccacggaaggatttcacacctacagagcattcgagggtaagactctgaaatattgcttaataggcgctggtaattatcttagttgtgagctgtcgctcccggaaaggcatgctgtctttgtaggcaatgatatcacttcttacacttatgtatgaattgtccaggaagcatttagttctgtggatgtgcataaggcttgtgtaaaagctgtgtaaatatgtaaaagctgttcactattcagactctttttacttagtgttttaggcaatggagagtcatggcgaatggccttgcttcattttctcgtgcaggtgtgtgaactgcacttccacgcaggcgacttcattacgacgttgtcacaccaagatgaactgacagggaaaataatagaggtgaagcgtgacaggctacagttgaagattgatgctgcgccttctgtttttccaaactgcccaaaatacttgtcctcaacgcctggacggagtgaatcgccagagacgaaaaaagcaagaagggaaaacgctgctttgcaggaggctatgaggaagtcacttcagtctaatgagcttgaacagaaaagaaacaaagtttcatcttacgaggagttcaaatctaagttgcctggaatctgcaacacgaaattctggaccgtttctgtcgatgagcagtgcgttaggttccttctcatcgagaatgatccttcacctaatgtgaaatgcgccttggtagttctccctgatctgtcactttctgttttcttgaatggagtgaagcttctgtcgcttccttcaggcaggattctgccagctcaagtatgcgacacctccagcctgtccttgctgctagaagaactcgagataggcttgcataatatacctgaggtgacgaaagagtcgaaacatactaaagtattgcagtttgtcggttcactgcttgcagacctcattgaggacagtgatacgacgaaagaacagtcttctttgctgaaatttctggttgagcagatagagcttctcctcgcgaaacagcatgtgtatagcgcagagctgctggtattcgccagtattttgaattcaatttctcctcacgcatatcacttcacaagagctgcatcaagaatcattctgccccatccttccacactgcgccgtgtttgctcaaattac contains:
- the LOC144098794 gene encoding pyridoxal phosphate homeostasis protein yields the protein MRMIMSEVDVARALKLVREKIAAASAGLPGPSPRLVAVSKTKPKELVIAAYNEGQRNFGENYIQELLDKANSPEIRRDCPQIKWHFIGRLQSNKVTKLPKIPNLFMVETLESQKIADALNNVWTSSGRPPLNVMVQVNTSGEEQKNGIEPRDASQLVKFLTKECPSLKFAGLMTIGMAEHDNTGPNPDFLCLAKCREQVCNELGLNVSDVELSMGMSADFEEAIRMGSTNVRVGSTIFGHRNYAPKT